CCTTTTGTTGCTGGCGCAACCCCGGCAGGATACTGCTGTGCCGGGGCCGCCCTGATAACGGACAGGCGCGGAAGCCTGTCACCAACTATTCTTGGCGCCGCCAACACCCACTTCCGAGGGCATGGGCTTGCTCCAATTCAAGGGCAAAGGGTAAAAGGGTAAAAGTGCAAAGGGTTATTTTTTGGTCCTGACGCAACGAAACCCGACACCGTATCCCCTGCCCGCCGGATCGTCCCTGCCGCCGCCCGCGCAACGGGCATTGAACTGACTGCCGACCCAGGAGCCGCCGCGCAGCACAGGCGTTTCATTTCCATCAAAGTCTTCCCTTGTATCATACCGGCTTCGAGTCCACTCCCACACATTGCCCGCCATGTCGTGGATTTTTTCAGGCGTTGCGCCTTGGGGAAAGACGCCTACGGCCGAGGTTTTTGCTATTTCTGTTTCACTGGTATTGCAGAAACCGTCCTGCCATTTCCCCCAGGGGTATTCCCTCTTTTCCCTGCCTGCGGCGGCCGTCTCCCACTGCTGTTGCGTGGGCAGGGAGTAGAGGAATCCGTCGTTTCGGGATATTGTCAGCCATTTGCAAAAAGCGGCCGCCTCATACCAGCAAACCCCAACCACGGGCTGGTTGGGGCAATTGAACTGCCTGTCCTCCCAAAGTCGGGGCTGCTTTTCTTTTTCTTCGTTCAGCCACAACCGGCCCTGCTTTGTCCAATATTTGCGTTCAGCATATCCTCTGTCCTTCATGAACTTTTTGTACCATTGGTTTGCAACCGGATATTGGGATATTTCAAATTCCTCCAATTCCACTTGACCGTCTTTAAAACGGTACGTCCCGCCTGGAATTCTGACAAAGGCCTCCAAGTCCCTCCTGTCCCCCAGGCGGCCCAGGATTTCCCCGGCGTCGGCTCTGGGAACAGGCTCCAGGGTACGGGATGCAATGGCTTTGCGCATTTTTTCCGTTGCAAGGTCCGTAAGATCAACGGTCCGGGCTTTGGGGTGCATGTCCTTCAAGGCCCTGGCCGCCAGTCGCCACTTATGAAAAGGCTCCCGGTCCGCGCCTTCCAGAATATTCTTTACAATGGCGTGGGACCACTTCCGGTTGTCTTCGCTCAAGAGGCCGATGAACAATTCCACGGCTTCCTTGTACCACTCGTCATTCAGGAAAGGCTGGATCGCCTTCCAATAATCCAGGCTATTGGCTTTCAACCAATGGGCGCATAAAAACTCCTGAAAGGTCAGGTGGGCGAATCCATAGGCGCCGTTATCCCTTTTCAGCAGGCCGCAGCGGGGTTCGATGCGATGGAATTCCGCCTCCAGGCGCCGCCTGTATTTTGTTTCTGCTTCTTTCTCTAGTGCTGGAAACGCCTGGGCCAGCAAATTCAATGCAAAAGTTTGATCCTCGGCTTTTGCATGCTTTTCATGCATCTTCCAGGCAAAGGCGCTTAAAAAGTCCATGACCGGCCCAGGATCATCAAAACGGCGGGCCAGTAGATTGTCCACGAATTTTTTATAGAGTTCCGCCCGTTGGCCGGGAAGCTCCTTGTCATTATAATACAGCAGGCAGATGGCCGTGAGCATTAACGGGCTTTGGGTGAGCTCCGAAATGGATTCATGATCCCGGATGCCTGCAATAAGGTCCTGGGCCGTGCGCGCCCCCATGCCCGAGGCCTTTAGATTGACAAAGGCGAACCACTTCTGGATGAACTCCTGAATTTGCTCCCAATTCAAAGGTTCTATTTGAACATGATACCGCCGAAACGGATTGAGGGCCTCGCCCCTTAAACCGTGAGGGCGGCCGGACCAGACCAGTTTGATCCCCGGATGGGTATGGGAAAAGTTGCTGAACGCCTCTATAACCGGTTTGCGGGATGCTTCCGGAATTTCGTCCAATCCGTCCAAAAGAAAGACCGCCTTGCCCGCTGCCGAGAATTGTTCGATGACCGAATAATCCAGGACCTTTTCCATGTGGGAAAAATAATGCTCCAGAATGGCTTGGACGGACAAAGGCTCTGCGGGGTCGCACTTTTGGAGGAACGTAGACAATCGGGTCAAAAAAACAAGCACGGGCAGCCGCCCGCACAAGTCCCGGAACCAAGGATAGGGGCACTCCTCATTGGCCATGCAATAGGCCGCGTGCTTGAACAGGGTGGTCTTGCCCGAACCGGGCTGGCCTTCCAAAAGCATGTGGGGCATAGCTGAAACAAGTTTTTCCACTGCCCAATATCGTTTTGTAATTTTTCCAAGTGTATCCGCGATAAATTCCGGTTCCATCTTGCGCTGATCAAACGTTTCATCTCTTTCTATTTCATCACCCTGCTTTTCCGTTATGTATTTTGGAGTCTGGCAGAATAGCGGGATAAAAATATCCATCAATTCGATGGGGACGGCATCGCCGTCCGCCTGCAGGCGGTCCGCGTCCACATAAACGCATTTATCTTTGATCCAGGCGAGATAAGATTGGGGTATTTCCAGTGCATGGGCCGGGCAGGCCGGTTCGGGGGCGTCCTTTTCCCAAAAAGGAACGTCAAAATTTTTTTTGCCGTCATCGCCCGTATCGGCGTCCAGGGACCATATTCCCCGTTCCGAAACGTACTTCCTGAAATCCAGGCGCACTTTTTTGCTTCCCCAATCCAGGGTGATGTATTGAAACCGGTTGGGAAATTGAGTGGAATAATAGGCGGCCCCAGCCTGAAAACTGAAAAGCTGGCCGTCATAGGTATTGGCAAAGCTTCCGTCCGCTTCATGCAAATGCCCGCTCAGGACGAAAAACTGGTTCAGGCGGTTGATGCACAACCGGCTGTCCCTGGACCACAGCCACGACAAGGGATGATGGAACAGGCAGATGTTGGCGTCCGCGGGGCCTTTTTCTTCCAAGGCTTTCATGGCCTGCTCCATTTGATAGCGGCCGACGGCGATTTGGAACCTGTCCTCCTGATCCTCGGGCAGTTGCCGGCACATCCAGGCGGAATTCAGGCCGACCAAGCCTACCTTCCCGCCATTTTTGATTTCATGGATGTTCGCAAAGGGAGCAAGATCCATTTCCACAGGCTCCAGATGCGGGCAAAGCTCTCCGGCAAAGGTAAAATATTCCCGCATGCCCTTTAACAGATCATCCCGGTAATGCATCAACTCCTCGTCCAACTTTTGCATGTCGTCATATCGGGGAATGTCGCCGGGGCGGTACTTCTTCCGGTTGACGTCGTGGTTTCCGGGGACGATGTATAGGCTCTTGTAAGACAAGCCGACGGCGTCCAACAATTCTTTGAAAAAATCTTTCGCCAGGGCGTATTCTTCCTTTACCCCCTTAAAGGCGATGTCGCCCGTCACGGCGATGATCTCAGGCGCCAGGCCCTCTTCCGCATCCTCCTTCACCCTTTTAATCAGGGGATCGAGAACCACGGAGCGGTCAAAGGTCTTGGCTTTGCTGCTTTCAATATGCAAGTCGGAAATATGAAGAATGGTGAAATCGTCGGGCATGATGGAATCTCCAAAAGTCTGCATTTTTTTTACAATACGTATTCGAATGAAGGATGGAACTGCGATTTTTATACAAGAGGTTATGCCATGTGACAACCATTTTCATGCTGACATTAAGCGGCGCAATGGTCCGTAAAGAATTTTTTAGTCAAAAGCCGTGCAAAATCCTTCCCCGGCCCGCACTGGCAATGTGAGAGCGTTTGTGTTAGCTTTCCGGATCAATTCGTACGTCCGGATACCGGACATTTTTTTTGTTCTGAGGAATTGCCGGAGGAATTCTTTTTCATGCGAATAGCAGTATACGGCAAGGGAGGGATTGGAAAATCCACCTTGAGCGCGAACCTGGCGGCGGCGCTGGCCCAGGATGACAAGCGGGTGCTGCAGATCGGGTGCGACCCCAAACAGGATTCCACCAGGCTGCTGTTGGGCGGAACCCATCCAAGGCCTGTGCTGGAGTATCTGCGGGAGACGCGGCGGGAAGAGCAGCAATTGGCCGACATTCTCCATAGGGGCTGGAAAGGCGTCCACTGCGTGGAAGCGGGCGGCCCGGAGCCGGGCGTGGGCTGCGCCGGCCGCGGCATCCTGAGCGCCTTTGCCATCCTGGAAAACCTGGGCTGCGCCTGGAGCGACTACGACGCCATCATCTACGACGTATTGGGCGACGTGGTGTGCGGAGGGTTTTCCGTGCCCTTGCGCAAAGGCTACGCCCAAACCGTGCTTGTGGCAACCTCCGAGGAATTCATGTCCCTTTACGCCGCCAACAACATCCTCCGGGGCGTTTGCAACATGGAGCAAGGCGAGCCCCGGGCCGTGGGACTGGTGGTAAACCGCCGGGAGCGGGAGGGGGACATCGAGGACGTGCGCCGCTTCGCCCAAGCCGTAGGAGCGCCTATTCTTGCGGTGATTCCCCGCAGCCGGGCTTTTCATGACGCGGAAAGCCAGGCGCAAACCCTGGCGGAAGCCTGTCCCGAAAGTCCGGAAGCCGAAATCATCCGCAATCTTGCACAGGCTGTGTTTCAGGCGAAACCCTGCCTGCCCCGGCCTTTGGAGGACAGCGCCCTGGAGAAACTGCTGCTGGGGCGGAATTCCAAGCCCGCCGCTTTTTCCGGAACGGATAAAGCCTCGCAAAACCTATTAACGCCTTTGACGCCAGGGCACGCCTCCTCGCAGAATCGCCAGGGCGCTTCCCGGTTTTTATCCAAAAGCCTGCTGGCCCGGGAGCCTTTGCACGGCTGCGCCTTTACCGGCGCCGTAAACACGCTCACGCAAATTCGCGACGCCGTGACCCTGGCTCACGGCCCCAAAAGCTGCAGCCATATTGCGGCCAGCACTATGCTATCCAGCGGCATGGCCTCGTTACGCAGCCGGGGCGTACGGATCCCCGAACAATTGAATCCGGTTTTGATCGGCACGGAAATGTCCGACGACGCCATGATTCACGGGGGCATGGACGCTTTTCGCGCCGGTCTGGGCAAAGCCCTGGCCATGGAGCCGGAAGCGATTTTCGTCACGACCACGTGCCCGGCGGGAGTGATCGGCGACGACGTGGACCAGGCATTGCCCGCCAAGGATGCATCAACGCCCCAGATCCTGCGAGTAACCACGGACGGCGACATTGAGGGCGACTATCTGCAGGGCGTTATCAACGCCTGTCTGGAAGGCGCGGGCGGGCTTATCGATCCGAAAATTCAGCCCGACGAAAATTGCGTGAATATTGTGGCGGAGAAAAACATCGCCCTGAACGCCGAGTCCAATTTTCGGGAAATGGAACGCCTGCTGTCCATGCTGGGATTGCGGGTGAACTGCCGGTTTGTACGCCAATGTTCGGTGCGGCAATTGCGGGAATTGCTTCGGGCGCCGCTCCAGCTTCCCGCTTACCTCGACCACCTGGGGCGCGTGCTCCAGGATTTTCTCACAGGCAAGTTCGGCTGCACATTCACACAAAATCCCTTTCCCTCCGGCTTTCACGAGACGGAGCGGTGGCTGCGGGAAATCGCCGATTTTTTCGACCGGGGAAGCCTTGCCGAGCAGGCCTTTGACGCCTTGCGCGGGGAATACCTCCAGGCCATCGACGATTTGCGTCCGCACCTGGCGGGAAAACGCCTGATGCTGGTGACGTATATTCACGACGTGGACTGGATTCTGGAAACGGCTTTTGACCTGGACATGGAAGTCGTCAAGGTGGGCATCCTGAACTACACCCAGGACAACCGCTATCGCACGCGCTATAAGGATCGGCTGACGGTTGATGTGGGATACGATCCCCAAAGGCGGGCCGATGACATCATGAAACTGAAGCCGGACTTGTTTTTAGGCAACTACCAGCCCTCCGGGCTGCCGGAGACCACCCATTATGATACGGTCCCCCTATGCCCTAACACGGGCCATTTGGGAGGCCTGGCCCTGGCCCAGCGCTGGCGGCGATTGATTAATGCTCCGTTGCAGGAGGGCTGGCGCAAGGACGAAGCCAGGCTTATGAGGGCTGAAGGAGTGAATCAGGGAGGCGCCTTATGAAACAAGCAAACGCCTGTCTGCCTCCTGACAGCCTGACCGGCGCCATTATGGCTATGGAAGGCATTCGCGACGCGGCCGTGCTGCTTAACGGCCCCACGGGCTGCAAATTCTATCACGGCGCCATTGTGGAAGGGCAATTGCCGCGGGAAAGCTCCTTCGACCCCTTGCAGTTTCTCGAAGAGTTTTATTTTGGACAGCCGCGGGTTCCAGCCACCTACCTGGACGGCGACGACTACGTGTTCGGCGCTTCGGCCAAGCTGGAACGCATCCTGCCGACCGTCGCCGCCAAAGGCCATTCATTGATTGCGGTGGTCAATTCCCCGGGCGCGGCCCTGATCGGGGACGATTTGAACCGGTTCATCCAGGCGGCCAACCTGGACATCCCTTGCGTCGCCGTGGAATCCACGGGGTATTCCGGAACCATGGAGGAAGGCTTCCAGGAAGCTGTCATCCAGACTTTACGGACCTTGAAGCCTCAGCAGAAAAAATCTTTGGAGCGCACCGTAAACCTTCTGGGGATTTCCATCTTCCAAAAGCATTGGGAAGGAAACATTGCGGAGCTGACCCGGCTTCTCGCCCTATGCGGTGTAAACGTTGGTGCGGTTGTGTGCGCGGGATCGAGCTTCGAGGAAATCATGGCGATGGGAAACTCGCAATGCAATGTGATGGTGCATGAGGAATTGGGAGGCCGCATTGCAGAGTGGTGCGAATCCCGTCTGGGCCTTCCGACCATGCGTCCCATAAACGGCGCCCCCATAGGGTTTGACCGGACCGAAGAATGGGTGCGGGGAGTCTGCCGGGCCGTAGGCGTCTCGCCGCAACCGGCCATTGAAGCCATAGACCAGGCCCGCATCCGCGGGGTGACCTACATCCAAAGGCTGAACTCCCTCACGGGGCTTCCCAAGGGCGCGACATTCGCGGTCAGAGCGCCGGTTTCCATTGCCCTGCCCCTCACCCAATGGCTGCACGATTATCTGGGAATGGCGCCTGCTGCGGTTGACCTGACCGACGCCGACTCCCCGCTCATGCCTGAAATGAAAGAGGTCCTGAACCGGGCCGGCGCCCTGGACGCTCTGGGCGTTACGGATTTTTCCGGCGTGGATATGGTTTTTGCGGACGGGGCTTCGCTGGCTCAAATTCCCAACCCGGAAGGCATGATGACAGGCGTTGAAATCGCCCTGCCTACCATGGGATATATAGACGTGGTGCACAAATGCCTTTTAGGCGCCCAGGGAACTCTGCACCTGATTGAATGGATTGTAAACGCCCTGAGGGATTGTTGAATCCCTTCCGTTTGCTATTTTCCCATTTTAAATAAGGCGAAGAGTTCCTTTTCGGTTTTGACCATGGCGGCCAGATGAGCGGCGTCCAGGATGTCTCCGTCGGTGTAGCCGAAGGCGCGGAGGGGTTCCAGGTCGCGGGGTTTAATGGATTTGGGGGATTTGAGGCTTTTAATCGCAAAAAGCAGCATGGCTTTTTCGTTTTCCGGCAACGGGGTTTCCTTGAAATCTTTAAGGGGCATATTGGCCCATTTATCCAAAAGGCCTTCCTTGGTTTTTAGCAGCCTCAGATTGAAAATCTTGCAGGGCTCGAATTTGAGGGCGTGTGCGGCCATAAGGCGTATGAAACAAACGAGCTTAAAGGAAAACTTGGAATGGCTTAGATAATAGTCCTCCAGGCCCCGCCTGGCTTTCATGAGCCCCACGCTGGAAGAAAACATGCGATAGTGCTCCGGAACCTCAATCATAGAGGTAAGGAAATGGAGATATTCCTTCTCCAGTTCGCCCTGGGCGTCTTGGATGTCCACGGCATCAATTAACGGCATGCCCCCCTCCCCTTTCTTATTCACGACGGATACAGCATGGCCTGGACTTCGTCCGTGTAGGCGTCAGCGTCGTCATCCCGGTAGATGAACAAGGGCCTTTCCACGGTAATCTGAGGACCGGCGCCTTTGACCGCCTCCACCAGCACCAGACGGGCCGGGGATAGTGTATTGGAATGCACCGCCCGCATACGCTTGGGCTCCAGGCTGTTTTTCGTCAGGCAATGGATTAACTCGGCCGTTCGGGTCGCAGGATAAACCACGGCGAACCGCCCCCCCTTGCCCAACAAACGGGCGGCGGCGCCCGCCGTATCCTCCAGGTTGGCCAGGATTTCGTGCCTGGCCGCCGCTTTTTGGGAGTCAGGATTGATCCTGCCTGACCCCAGGCGGCGATAGGGCGGATTGCTCACCACATAATCAATATTTTTGGAAAGGCCCTGGATGGGCGATTTTTTCAAGTCATGGCGTATAACGCTTATCCGGTCTTGCAGGCCGTTTTCCCGGACATTGCGTTCCGCAAGGCCGGCCAGGGAATCCTGGATTTCCACCCCATAGACTTTGATATCCGGATAAAGGCTTGTCAGAATCAAGGGGATGACTCCCGCGCCCGTCCCCAGGTCCACGATTAAGGAATCTTTTCCGCACTGGACGAAATGAGGCAAAAGCACGGCGTCCAAAGAAAACCGGTACCCGTTTTTTTCCTGAAATATACGGATTTTTCCGCCAAGGATGGAGTCGTTGGTCAGATTGTCCCGGCCCGGGGCGTTTTCGTCAACCATTTTTACGGGCCTTTTTGGAAGACGTCTTCTTGCGGGTGGATCCTGTCTTGAAACGGATTTCCGTGACCAGCCTGGCGCCAATGAGAGCGTTGATCCTCTCCATGATCAAGCGCTTTTCGTACTCCAATTGCTGGCTCCAGGGGGCGCTGGAAACCTTGACCATGAGCATGCCCTGCTTGAAGGATTCGGGCTGGGCGTTTTTGGCCGTGTCCGGGTCCACGCATTGGCTCCATACGGCGAAGATCTTGTCGATTTCAGGATTCAACTTGTTGTCCGTCGCGCTCAGGATGCGTTCCAGGATTGCGGACAACTCTTCGGGGAT
The sequence above is drawn from the Desulfatibacillum aliphaticivorans DSM 15576 genome and encodes:
- a CDS encoding nitrogenase component 1; translated protein: MKQANACLPPDSLTGAIMAMEGIRDAAVLLNGPTGCKFYHGAIVEGQLPRESSFDPLQFLEEFYFGQPRVPATYLDGDDYVFGASAKLERILPTVAAKGHSLIAVVNSPGAALIGDDLNRFIQAANLDIPCVAVESTGYSGTMEEGFQEAVIQTLRTLKPQQKKSLERTVNLLGISIFQKHWEGNIAELTRLLALCGVNVGAVVCAGSSFEEIMAMGNSQCNVMVHEELGGRIAEWCESRLGLPTMRPINGAPIGFDRTEEWVRGVCRAVGVSPQPAIEAIDQARIRGVTYIQRLNSLTGLPKGATFAVRAPVSIALPLTQWLHDYLGMAPAAVDLTDADSPLMPEMKEVLNRAGALDALGVTDFSGVDMVFADGASLAQIPNPEGMMTGVEIALPTMGYIDVVHKCLLGAQGTLHLIEWIVNALRDC
- a CDS encoding nitrogenase component 1 → MRIAVYGKGGIGKSTLSANLAAALAQDDKRVLQIGCDPKQDSTRLLLGGTHPRPVLEYLRETRREEQQLADILHRGWKGVHCVEAGGPEPGVGCAGRGILSAFAILENLGCAWSDYDAIIYDVLGDVVCGGFSVPLRKGYAQTVLVATSEEFMSLYAANNILRGVCNMEQGEPRAVGLVVNRREREGDIEDVRRFAQAVGAPILAVIPRSRAFHDAESQAQTLAEACPESPEAEIIRNLAQAVFQAKPCLPRPLEDSALEKLLLGRNSKPAAFSGTDKASQNLLTPLTPGHASSQNRQGASRFLSKSLLAREPLHGCAFTGAVNTLTQIRDAVTLAHGPKSCSHIAASTMLSSGMASLRSRGVRIPEQLNPVLIGTEMSDDAMIHGGMDAFRAGLGKALAMEPEAIFVTTTCPAGVIGDDVDQALPAKDASTPQILRVTTDGDIEGDYLQGVINACLEGAGGLIDPKIQPDENCVNIVAEKNIALNAESNFREMERLLSMLGLRVNCRFVRQCSVRQLRELLRAPLQLPAYLDHLGRVLQDFLTGKFGCTFTQNPFPSGFHETERWLREIADFFDRGSLAEQAFDALRGEYLQAIDDLRPHLAGKRLMLVTYIHDVDWILETAFDLDMEVVKVGILNYTQDNRYRTRYKDRLTVDVGYDPQRRADDIMKLKPDLFLGNYQPSGLPETTHYDTVPLCPNTGHLGGLALAQRWRRLINAPLQEGWRKDEARLMRAEGVNQGGAL
- a CDS encoding DUF721 domain-containing protein produces the protein MAEKRKVKKIPEELSAILERILSATDNKLNPEIDKIFAVWSQCVDPDTAKNAQPESFKQGMLMVKVSSAPWSQQLEYEKRLIMERINALIGARLVTEIRFKTGSTRKKTSSKKARKNG
- a CDS encoding tRNA1(Val) (adenine(37)-N6)-methyltransferase; amino-acid sequence: MVDENAPGRDNLTNDSILGGKIRIFQEKNGYRFSLDAVLLPHFVQCGKDSLIVDLGTGAGVIPLILTSLYPDIKVYGVEIQDSLAGLAERNVRENGLQDRISVIRHDLKKSPIQGLSKNIDYVVSNPPYRRLGSGRINPDSQKAAARHEILANLEDTAGAAARLLGKGGRFAVVYPATRTAELIHCLTKNSLEPKRMRAVHSNTLSPARLVLVEAVKGAGPQITVERPLFIYRDDDADAYTDEVQAMLYPS
- a CDS encoding SUMF1/EgtB/PvdO family nonheme iron enzyme, coding for MPDDFTILHISDLHIESSKAKTFDRSVVLDPLIKRVKEDAEEGLAPEIIAVTGDIAFKGVKEEYALAKDFFKELLDAVGLSYKSLYIVPGNHDVNRKKYRPGDIPRYDDMQKLDEELMHYRDDLLKGMREYFTFAGELCPHLEPVEMDLAPFANIHEIKNGGKVGLVGLNSAWMCRQLPEDQEDRFQIAVGRYQMEQAMKALEEKGPADANICLFHHPLSWLWSRDSRLCINRLNQFFVLSGHLHEADGSFANTYDGQLFSFQAGAAYYSTQFPNRFQYITLDWGSKKVRLDFRKYVSERGIWSLDADTGDDGKKNFDVPFWEKDAPEPACPAHALEIPQSYLAWIKDKCVYVDADRLQADGDAVPIELMDIFIPLFCQTPKYITEKQGDEIERDETFDQRKMEPEFIADTLGKITKRYWAVEKLVSAMPHMLLEGQPGSGKTTLFKHAAYCMANEECPYPWFRDLCGRLPVLVFLTRLSTFLQKCDPAEPLSVQAILEHYFSHMEKVLDYSVIEQFSAAGKAVFLLDGLDEIPEASRKPVIEAFSNFSHTHPGIKLVWSGRPHGLRGEALNPFRRYHVQIEPLNWEQIQEFIQKWFAFVNLKASGMGARTAQDLIAGIRDHESISELTQSPLMLTAICLLYYNDKELPGQRAELYKKFVDNLLARRFDDPGPVMDFLSAFAWKMHEKHAKAEDQTFALNLLAQAFPALEKEAETKYRRRLEAEFHRIEPRCGLLKRDNGAYGFAHLTFQEFLCAHWLKANSLDYWKAIQPFLNDEWYKEAVELFIGLLSEDNRKWSHAIVKNILEGADREPFHKWRLAARALKDMHPKARTVDLTDLATEKMRKAIASRTLEPVPRADAGEILGRLGDRRDLEAFVRIPGGTYRFKDGQVELEEFEISQYPVANQWYKKFMKDRGYAERKYWTKQGRLWLNEEKEKQPRLWEDRQFNCPNQPVVGVCWYEAAAFCKWLTISRNDGFLYSLPTQQQWETAAAGREKREYPWGKWQDGFCNTSETEIAKTSAVGVFPQGATPEKIHDMAGNVWEWTRSRYDTREDFDGNETPVLRGGSWVGSQFNARCAGGGRDDPAGRGYGVGFRCVRTKK